AGGAAGTCCCGGCCCTTGCCCTCGGGGCTCATGTGGGTGGTGCGAACACGGCCAACATCGGCATCTCCATGCTGGGCTGCTACCATCCTCCCGAGGGGCCCAACTGCACGGAGATGATCACGCCCGAAGCGTTGCAAACGTATATCACGTTGTTTGCCTTCCTGAGTGAACGTTACGGCGTATCGCCTTCATTCATCCGGGGACATCGGGATTTTTCAACGACCGCGTGTCCCGGGGACAACAACTACAATCTGCTCCCGGAAATCAAGGTGGATGTCGCCGAGCTCCTGCAGACCGGGAACGAGCCGATTGGGGCCGCCACCATCACGGCGACGAGCGACGAGAGTGGTGTCGTCACTGTGGCATGGGATATCCTGCAGAATGACGGTGTGGTAACGGTCATGGTCGAGCGCGTGACGTCCACCGGCACCTCCATTGTCTTCACCGGTGGACCGGATGCCGGGTCCTACGCCGATGCGTCTCTGGTGGCCGGTGAGCAGGTCTCTTACCGGATATATGGGGTGTCTTCGGATGGCCGACAACAACGGTTGGCTTCCGTGGAAACGTCCGTGGGGCGGCCTGGCACGTACATTCTTTCCCAGCCGTTTCCCAATCCTGCAGTGGACCGGACCACATTCCGGTACTTTGTGCCGACCGACGGGTTTGTCCGGATTGCCATCCACGATGCCACTGGCCGCATGGTCACGCGGGTGGAGGACCGGTTCGTGGACGGCGGGACCTGGGATTCCGCTTCCATTGACGTATCTGGGCTCTCCTCCGGTACCTATTTCTACCGGATGATCGTCGATGGCTTCTCGGGTGTGGTCTTTGACGAAAGTCGCGTCCTTATTGTCCAGTAAGGTTTGGTACAACAAGCAAACCCGGCCCCTTGTGGGGGCCGGGTCGCTTCACCCAGAACCAATCATCACTGAGAGGTGATGTGCCAACGGGCCAGTGTCCTCGTTTGGCCCGCCGGTTTCGATGGATATACTACGCACGGCTACTGTCCCGTTTCTGTAGGTCCCCCCACAAGTTTGGTGTCGGGCAGACCACTACACGTAGAGGGTGCTTCAGCTTCCCGTTTCTGTGCCGATAATGTCGATAGCAGCACAAAACAACTATCGACATGCAGGCACCGTCTTCCCCCCGGACGCTTATCGCAGGAGGGGCCGGATTCATTGGCTCCCATCTCTGCGACCGATTCCTTCGCGATGGCCATGAGGTCATCTGCGTCGACAACTTGTTGACGGGCCGTCTGGAGAACGTGGATCACCTGTCACGGAATCCACACTTCACGTTCATCCACGCTGACATCTCACGAACCACCGATTTCGGTACCGGGTTCGACAATGTCCTGAATTTCGCGTGCCCGGCATCCCCCATCGACTATCTGAACTATCCGCTGGAGACGCTGGATGTCGGATCGGCCGGGACCAAGAACCTGCTGGAATTGGCCAGCCGTGAGGATGCCCGGTTCCTCATGGCCTCCACCAGCGAAGTCTATGGGGACCCACTCGTGCATCCGCAGCGCGAAGACTACTGGGGAAACGTCAATCCCATAGGCCCGCGGAGCGTCTACGACGAGTCCAAACGCTTCTCGGAAGCCATCGTTTCGGCCTATCATCGTGAACGCGGCGTTGCCACCCGCATTGTGCGCATCTTCAATACCTATGGTCCACGCATGCGCCTGGACGATGGTCGCGTCCTCCCGACCTTCATGCGCCAGGCCCTGTCCGGCCAACCTATTTCGATTTTCGGTGATGGCAGTCAGACCCGTTCGTTCTGCTACGTGGACGATCTGGTGGAAGGCATCGTCCGCCTCCTCAACTCCAGCGAAACGGAACCGGTCAACATCGGCAACCCGGAGGAAGTGACCATCCGCACCTTCGCCGAGGAAGTCATCGCGCTTACGGGCAGCGCCTCGACGATTTCCTGGAATCCCCTGCCCCAGGACGATCCAAAGGTGCGCAAACCGGACATAGCGCGGGCGTTCGGCATCCTCGGTTGGACGCCGACCGTGACCCGCCAGGACGGCATAGCAGCCACGCTCTCCTACTTCCAGCATGAAGTCGAGCGCACGGGACTCATCCAGCCTGCCGATCGGAGACCGAATGGCCGCCTGCGGGAGCGGGGAGCCATCCAGCGCCGTCAACGAGCCAAATTCAAACCATCCATGGATCCGCGCACGCTTCGCGTCCAATGAGTGATCATCCCAAATCATCGTCCCCGCTTCGCCCCGAAGGACCCGCCCGGCCATCCCGCCGCGGTCGGGTTCGGCGCGTTCGGCCGCAGCCGGACGCTGATTTGCTGCGCTTCATTGCCACCGGGGAGCAGACACAGCAGGGACCTGGAGCCGCGTCGTGGCCCACTCCTGAGGCCGACGAAAAACCCCGCTACCTGCCCACGTGGCACACGGTCGTCGATGCGGCCCCGGAGCTGGACGAGTCGAAGACTCAGACCCATCCGGCGATGCCTTCGCGGCAGATGCCGGTCCTGGCTCCGGTGGTCGACCCCCTTTTTCCGGCTCCACCGTCCAGGGCCATTCCGGCACGCCCATCGAGCGAGCCCATCCTGTCGGTTCTGCGTCGCCGTGCAGGCACCATCCTTGGCCTCACCGTAATGTTCTGGTCCGTTTTGACGGCCTATATCACGCTCGTTCCCCCGGAGTACGAGGCCGCCGCCACGCTCATGATCGATACCCGGGGATTCAGGGCCGAAATGGAGAACCTGCCGCGCCTGAGTGAGGGCACTGGAGCCGTGGGTACGCCAAAAATAGCCAATCAGGCGCTCTTGCTGCAGTCTTCCCCCGAGATTGCACAGGCGACTGCCGAGCGGTTGGTAGCCGCCGGCGGACCCGGCCTGACCATCCTTCAGGACCTCCCGTCACGCGACCCGAAGGAAGAAATCATCCGTCGCATGCGGGAAGATTATGTCATCGTCCAGCCACAACAGAGCGACGAGGATGAGCCGGACGCCATTCATGTCAGGGTCCGGAGCACCAATCCCCGTGAGGCATCGCTGATTGCCAACACGTTTGCCCGGGAATACGTGGGCAGCGTGGAGCGTTCCACGGCGCGGCATTTCGAAGAGGCCACCGCATGGTATGCCACCCGTCTGGATGAGCAGGCACAGGTGCTGGGCGCGCTTGACGCCCGCCTGGCGGCATTCGTGGATACCGACGGCAGCGTCCTGTTCGACGAGGAGGCCACCCATCTCATCCGGCAGATTGCCGCGCTGCGCGCCGACCTGGATGACGTCCGCGTCAATATCCGCCAGTCCGAAGCCAAACTGGCATCGTTCGAGACCGAGCTCGGCGACATGGGTCCCCAACTCAAGGCCGAGCGCATTGCGACCGGGCTGCAGGAAGAGATCGATCAGACCAACGCCCGGATTGCGGAAGTCGAATTGGAAGCAGAACGCTTCTACACCCGGAACCCTGAACTCCGGCTGGACCCGTCGCCATCCGCCGAACTGGTGAAGTTGCTGGAAGAAGCCGCGTCCCTCCGGATCCGCGTAGAGTCGTTGTCCGAGCAATATGTGTCGGAAATCGTGGCCGTGGGTGGCGTGGACCTGCGCTCCCACAACGGATCGGTATCGTACATGGCCCAGCTCCGACGGAATCTGGCGGAAGAACGGATTGCCCTGAGTGGTGCACGGGCGAAGGAAGCCGCCTTGGCCGCCCGCCTCGTTGAATACGATCAGCGGCGGCGCGAATTGCCCGGTCGAACCGTTGATTACAAGCAAATCCAACAGGAACGCGACGATGCATGGAAAACGTGGTCCGACCTGGATGGTCGACTCGATGCCGTCCGCGAGGCAGAGCGCTCCAGGCGGGCCTTCGCCCAGATTGTTGCGCCAGCCGTTCCACCTGAGGATCCCGTCCGGAATCCCATGATCATTGCCTTGCTCGGCGCGGTCCTTGGGCTACTCGTTGCCGGAGGTGCCGGTTATGGTCTGGACCAACGGGACACCCGTATCCATACGGACGGGCACCTGGCGAATTCCGGTCTGGCCGCTGCAGGCTTCGTTCCCGCCCTGGACAAGCCCTGGTACCGGACTTCGGGAAGAACGGTGCGCCGCTCCTTCGGCGATCGTCACGTCTCCACGGAAGTGGTCACGCTGGTCCATCCCGGATCGCCCATGGCCCGTGCATGGAGGCGCATCCAATTGCACGTGGAAGACACACAAACCATCCTGGTCACCTCTGCCGAAGCGCGTGCCGGAAAAAGTACGGCGGCAACCAATCTGGCCGTGGCATGCGCACAGGCGGGCAAACGGACCGTGTTGGTGGATGCCAATGTGTACCACCCGGCTGTCATCCGCCTGCTGGGACTGGGTGATCAGGCCGAATTTGATCTGGCCAGTTGTTCGTTCACGAACGGACCGCACGTGGATCGCTTCTCCGAATTGCTGCCCAACCTGTATGCCGTGGCCCTGACCGGGCCGGCCGATGGCTCGTCGGAATACCTGCTGTCCACCCATTTCGTGCCGTTCCTGGAGCGACTGAAGGGCGCCTTCGACGTGATTGTCATTGACAGTCCTGCCGCACTGGACCGTTCAGATGCGCTTCGACTGTCGAAACTGGTTGACCGGACGTTGCTCGTGGTCCGCGGTGGTCAATCCGAGACGCCGTCCGTCCAGGCCGTGGCCGATGATATCCGGCAAGCCGGCGGGCGCGTACCAGAGGCTGTCATGATCGGATACATGCCTGACCACATCCGCATCCGTGACCATCATGTTGCTCGCTGATCTTAAAAGCGGCAAGGGACCTGCATGGGCACTGGCCGATCAGGGATTCATCAGCCTGGCGAATTTCCTCAGCATCCTGCTGCTGGTCCGTTCCACCTCGGACGGGGTATTCGGCGTGTTCATTCTGGCGTGGTCGGTGCTCATGGTATTGGCCGCCGTCCAGCATGCCGGCCTCACGCAGGCACACCATAACCTGCATGCCCGCTTCCATGCCCATCGGGGACGCGAACTGTCCGGGACGCTCGTCGTCCTTCAGTGGATGCTGTCCGGTGGTCTGGCCGTGTTCTTCCTCGGCGCGGGTAGCCTGGCGCCCGACGCCTGGTCGACGCCGGCATTTGCCCTCGCCCTCGCGGTTCCGTTCTGGTTGGGTCAAGACCTGGTACGCCGCTTCCTGTATACGCAACACCGGACCGGTGCGGCGTTCGTGAACGACGCCCTTTCCTATGGGGGACAACTGATTGGCATTGTAATGCTCGTGCAATTCGGAAGCCCGTCGGCCGCTTCGGCCCTGCTCGTCCTGGGCGGCGCGTCGGCAGTCGCGTGCCTGTTGGGCGCCTGGCAACTTCGCGCGCACGTCTCCTTCCGCCATCTCACCTCGCATCGTCACGCTGCGTATCTCCGACAGACCTGGCGGTTCGGGTCGTGGCTGGGCGGCAGTGAAATCCTGAAGTGGACGGGACGCCACGGAGCCACCTGGCTCGTTGCCTTCGTCTCGGGCATGGCCGTTCTCGGACCGTTCCGCGCCGTTCTGCATGTCGTCAATGCCCTCAATCCGTTGAAACTGGCCGCATTCGCGTACCTGCCTACCCATGCGGCTGCCATTCACGCAACCTCGGGTGACCGGGCGCTCCGGAAGTGGCTCGGCGGTCGCATGATCGCACTGCTGCTTCCCTACGGTGTCCTCGCGACCGCGCTCGTCCTGGGGGGCAACGGGTTGCTGGTGACCTTCTATGGCACGCGCTTTGACGGCAGTTTCTACGCCGGATTGTTGGCCCTCGGTGTGGCCAGCCACGCCATCCACTTCATCCGCTCCCTGGTCCAGCTGGGTCTGGTGGCCCAGCGTCGCACGCGCCTGGTCATGATTGAATCGATGATATCGGTTGGATTGATGGCAACCGTCGGTCTCGGGCTACTGATGTGGCTCGGTTTGCCCGGCGTGCTCATGGGTGAAATCGTCACCGGCGTGCTCCTCCTTTGCCTGAATGTGTACTTCCTGTTCCGGGCGGCCGGGGACGTCCGCACGACGGGCGGCCACGAAGCGGACATTGAGCTGCGTCGAGGCTCCCGGACGGTCCTGAAACGGCACCACGACCGCGAGGAAGCCGCCCGGGAATTCAGTCGCCTGTCCTCATTGCGCACCCTTTCGGAGGCCTCCGGAAACTCCTTCTCCGTTCCCCGGGCGCTGTCGTTGGACGCAGCGGCCGGTCACATTACGATGACGCTGGAGCCCGGAGCACAGCTTCAGGAATTGCTGGAAACCGACCGGCAAACCAGTCCCTTTGCGTCCGGACATGCGCTCGGTCGCAGCCTGGGTGCCGTTCGCAGCGCATCGGGCCATTCCGTGACGCTGCCTGATTTCGGTGCCCACAATGCACTCTGGGACACATCGACCTCCCGACTTACC
The Rhodothermales bacterium genome window above contains:
- a CDS encoding N-acetylmuramoyl-L-alanine amidase, translated to MRLSVRLMVAAASLLLVIPVHAQLIHDVVNTEVALGPVSVQQNGKQTVWTRTAEAGTAPFTGVAVELGSHAESIHADVRFSNGMEMEWGEWLPAHVTSNPSGGTFLAGYHQPEEISAAYFQIRVSSPDGAEVTIREAGVFDNRTDPDRVLPDGLVALRGKSEGHIIPPPLITRADWGAAPFQGGSPSPLSNGSYNYMTFHHTAGWSATSLAEGIAAVKSIQDFHQNGRGWSDIGYQFLIDRGGRLYQGRPFLDGSTSLEEVPALALGAHVGGANTANIGISMLGCYHPPEGPNCTEMITPEALQTYITLFAFLSERYGVSPSFIRGHRDFSTTACPGDNNYNLLPEIKVDVAELLQTGNEPIGAATITATSDESGVVTVAWDILQNDGVVTVMVERVTSTGTSIVFTGGPDAGSYADASLVAGEQVSYRIYGVSSDGRQQRLASVETSVGRPGTYILSQPFPNPAVDRTTFRYFVPTDGFVRIAIHDATGRMVTRVEDRFVDGGTWDSASIDVSGLSSGTYFYRMIVDGFSGVVFDESRVLIVQ
- a CDS encoding SDR family oxidoreductase — encoded protein: MQAPSSPRTLIAGGAGFIGSHLCDRFLRDGHEVICVDNLLTGRLENVDHLSRNPHFTFIHADISRTTDFGTGFDNVLNFACPASPIDYLNYPLETLDVGSAGTKNLLELASREDARFLMASTSEVYGDPLVHPQREDYWGNVNPIGPRSVYDESKRFSEAIVSAYHRERGVATRIVRIFNTYGPRMRLDDGRVLPTFMRQALSGQPISIFGDGSQTRSFCYVDDLVEGIVRLLNSSETEPVNIGNPEEVTIRTFAEEVIALTGSASTISWNPLPQDDPKVRKPDIARAFGILGWTPTVTRQDGIAATLSYFQHEVERTGLIQPADRRPNGRLRERGAIQRRQRAKFKPSMDPRTLRVQ
- a CDS encoding P-loop NTPase, producing the protein MSDHPKSSSPLRPEGPARPSRRGRVRRVRPQPDADLLRFIATGEQTQQGPGAASWPTPEADEKPRYLPTWHTVVDAAPELDESKTQTHPAMPSRQMPVLAPVVDPLFPAPPSRAIPARPSSEPILSVLRRRAGTILGLTVMFWSVLTAYITLVPPEYEAAATLMIDTRGFRAEMENLPRLSEGTGAVGTPKIANQALLLQSSPEIAQATAERLVAAGGPGLTILQDLPSRDPKEEIIRRMREDYVIVQPQQSDEDEPDAIHVRVRSTNPREASLIANTFAREYVGSVERSTARHFEEATAWYATRLDEQAQVLGALDARLAAFVDTDGSVLFDEEATHLIRQIAALRADLDDVRVNIRQSEAKLASFETELGDMGPQLKAERIATGLQEEIDQTNARIAEVELEAERFYTRNPELRLDPSPSAELVKLLEEAASLRIRVESLSEQYVSEIVAVGGVDLRSHNGSVSYMAQLRRNLAEERIALSGARAKEAALAARLVEYDQRRRELPGRTVDYKQIQQERDDAWKTWSDLDGRLDAVREAERSRRAFAQIVAPAVPPEDPVRNPMIIALLGAVLGLLVAGGAGYGLDQRDTRIHTDGHLANSGLAAAGFVPALDKPWYRTSGRTVRRSFGDRHVSTEVVTLVHPGSPMARAWRRIQLHVEDTQTILVTSAEARAGKSTAATNLAVACAQAGKRTVLVDANVYHPAVIRLLGLGDQAEFDLASCSFTNGPHVDRFSELLPNLYAVALTGPADGSSEYLLSTHFVPFLERLKGAFDVIVIDSPAALDRSDALRLSKLVDRTLLVVRGGQSETPSVQAVADDIRQAGGRVPEAVMIGYMPDHIRIRDHHVAR